One region of Mangifera indica cultivar Alphonso chromosome 3, CATAS_Mindica_2.1, whole genome shotgun sequence genomic DNA includes:
- the LOC123212543 gene encoding auxin-induced protein AUX28-like, whose translation MQGGIKMAKMGGEVGEKEKLGFEATELRLGLPGNNGGCGEGEGGATAARKRGFSETVDLKLNLSSKSKERCETDPNEKVKSLQKEKIHLLPSTNDSAKPPAKAQVVGWPPVRSFRKNMLAVQKSSPEESEMLSGNGGASFVKVSMDGAPYLRKVDLKMYKNYRDLYDALGKMFSSFSIIGNCGSQGMKDFMNESKLMDLLNGSDYVPTYEDKDGDWMLVGDVPWGMFVESCKRLRIMKGTEAIGLAPRAMEKCKNRS comes from the exons aTGCAAGGGGGGATAAAGATGGCGAAAATGGGGGGTGAAGTAGGGGAGAAGGAGAAGCTGGGGTTTGAGGCGACGGAGCTGCGGCTGGGGTTGCCGGGGAATAATGGTGGGTGTGGTGAAGGAGAAGGAGGTGCTACTGCTGCAAGGAAGAGAGGATTCTCTGAGACTGTTGATTTGAAGCTTAATCTGTCGTCCAAGTCCAAGGAGAGGTGTGAGACGGATCCGAATGAGAAGGTGAAAAGCTTGCAGAAGGAGAagattcatcttcttccttccaCCAATGATTCCGCCAAGCCTCCAGCGAA GGCACAGGTGGTGGGTTGGCCGCCGGTTCGATCGTTCCGGAAGAACATGTTAGCTGTGCAGAAGAGCAGCCCTGAGGAAAGTGAGATGTTGAGTGGAAATGGTGGAGCTTCTTTTGTGAAGGTGAGCATGGATGGTGCTCCTTATCTTAGGAAGGTGGACTTGAAGATGTACAAGAATTACCGAGATCTCTATGATGCCTTGGGCAAAATGTTCAGCTCCTTCAGCATTATTG GGAATTGTGGATCCCAAGGGATGAAAGACTTTATGAATGAGAGCAAGCTTATGGATCTATTGAATGGTTCTGATTATGTTCCTACATATGAAGACAAGGATGGTGACTGGATGCTTGTTGGTGATGTCCCATGGGG GATGTTTGTTGAATCATGCAAGAGGCTACGTATAATGAAAGGCACTGAGGCCATTGGACTCG CTCCAAGGGCCATGGAGAAATGCAAGAACAGAAGTTAA